A genomic window from Streptomyces broussonetiae includes:
- a CDS encoding polyribonucleotide nucleotidyltransferase, giving the protein MENETHYAEAVIDNGAFGTRTIRFETGRLAKQAAGSAVAYLDDDTMVLSATTASKNPKDQLDFFPLTVDVEERMYAAGKIPGSFFRREGRPSEDAILTCRLIDRPLRPSFKKGLRNEIQVVATIMALNPDHLYDVVAINAASASTQLAGLPFSGPIGGVRVALIRGQWVAFPTHTELEDAVFDMVVAGRVLEDGDVAIMMVEAEATEGTIKLVEGGAEAPTEEVVAAGLDAAKPFIKVLCRAQADLAAKAAKPTGEFPIFLDYQDDVFEALTAAVRPELAQALTIAGKQEREAELDRVKGLAAEKLLPEFEGREKEISAAYRSLTKQLVRERVIKEKKRIDGRGVTDIRTLAAEVEAIPRVHGSALFERGETQILGVTTLNMLRMEQQLDTLSPVTRKRYMHNYNFPPYSTGETGRVGSPKRREIGHGALAERALVPVLPAREEFPYAIRQVSEALGSNGSTSMGSVCASTMSLLNAGVPLKAPVAGIAMGLISQEIDGETHYVTLTDILGAEDAFGDMDFKVAGTKDFVTALQLDTKLDGIPASVLAAALKQARDARLHILDVMMEAIDRPDEMSPHAPRIITVKIPVDKIGEVIGPKGKMINQIQEDTGAEITIEDDGTIYIGAADGPSAEAARATINGIANPTMPEVGERYLGTVVKTTTFGAFVSLLPGKDGLLHISQIRKLAGGKRVENVEDVLGVGQKVQVEIAEIDSRGKLSLVPVIEGEEGNESEKDDAEQ; this is encoded by the coding sequence GTGGAGAACGAGACCCACTACGCCGAGGCCGTCATCGACAACGGCGCCTTCGGCACCCGCACCATCCGCTTCGAGACGGGCCGCCTGGCCAAGCAGGCCGCCGGCTCTGCCGTGGCGTACCTGGACGACGACACCATGGTGCTGTCGGCCACCACCGCCTCCAAGAACCCCAAGGACCAGCTCGACTTCTTCCCGCTGACGGTGGACGTCGAGGAGCGGATGTACGCCGCCGGCAAGATCCCCGGCAGCTTCTTCCGCCGTGAGGGCCGTCCCTCCGAGGACGCCATCCTCACCTGCCGCCTCATCGACCGCCCGCTGCGCCCGTCCTTCAAGAAGGGCCTGCGCAACGAGATCCAGGTCGTCGCCACGATCATGGCGCTCAACCCCGACCACCTGTACGACGTCGTGGCGATCAACGCCGCGTCCGCGTCCACGCAGCTGGCCGGCCTGCCCTTCTCCGGCCCGATCGGCGGCGTCCGCGTCGCGCTGATCCGCGGTCAGTGGGTCGCCTTCCCGACCCACACCGAGCTGGAGGACGCCGTCTTCGACATGGTCGTCGCCGGCCGTGTCCTGGAGGACGGCGACGTCGCGATCATGATGGTCGAGGCCGAGGCCACCGAGGGCACCATCAAGCTCGTCGAGGGCGGCGCCGAGGCGCCGACCGAGGAGGTCGTCGCCGCGGGTCTGGACGCCGCGAAGCCCTTCATCAAGGTGCTGTGCCGCGCCCAGGCCGACCTCGCCGCCAAGGCCGCGAAGCCGACCGGCGAGTTCCCGATCTTCCTGGACTACCAGGACGACGTGTTCGAGGCGCTGACGGCCGCCGTCCGCCCCGAGCTGGCCCAGGCGCTCACCATCGCCGGCAAGCAGGAGCGCGAGGCCGAGCTGGACCGCGTCAAGGGTCTGGCCGCCGAGAAGCTCCTGCCGGAGTTCGAGGGGCGCGAGAAGGAGATCTCCGCCGCGTACCGCTCGCTCACCAAGCAGCTGGTCCGCGAGCGCGTGATCAAGGAGAAGAAGCGCATCGACGGCCGTGGGGTGACGGACATCCGTACCCTCGCCGCCGAGGTCGAGGCCATCCCGCGGGTGCACGGCTCCGCGCTGTTCGAGCGTGGCGAGACCCAGATCCTGGGCGTCACCACCCTCAACATGCTCCGCATGGAGCAGCAGCTGGACACCCTTTCGCCGGTGACCCGCAAGCGCTACATGCACAACTACAACTTCCCGCCGTACTCCACCGGTGAGACCGGCCGCGTCGGCTCCCCCAAGCGCCGCGAGATCGGTCACGGCGCCCTCGCCGAGCGCGCGCTCGTGCCGGTGCTGCCGGCGCGCGAGGAGTTCCCGTACGCGATCCGTCAGGTGTCCGAGGCCCTCGGCTCCAACGGTTCGACGTCCATGGGCTCGGTCTGCGCCTCCACCATGTCGCTGCTGAACGCCGGTGTGCCGCTCAAGGCCCCGGTCGCCGGTATCGCCATGGGTCTGATCTCCCAGGAGATCGACGGCGAGACGCACTACGTCACCCTCACCGACATCCTCGGTGCCGAGGACGCCTTCGGTGACATGGACTTCAAGGTCGCCGGCACGAAGGACTTCGTGACCGCCCTCCAGCTCGACACCAAGCTGGACGGCATCCCGGCCTCCGTCCTGGCCGCGGCCCTCAAGCAGGCCCGCGACGCCCGCCTGCACATCCTCGACGTGATGATGGAGGCCATCGACCGGCCCGACGAGATGAGCCCGCACGCGCCGCGGATCATCACCGTCAAGATCCCGGTCGACAAGATCGGCGAGGTCATCGGCCCCAAGGGCAAGATGATCAACCAGATCCAGGAGGACACGGGCGCCGAGATCACCATCGAGGACGACGGCACGATCTACATCGGTGCCGCCGACGGTCCCTCGGCGGAGGCCGCCCGCGCCACGATCAACGGCATCGCCAACCCGACGATGCCCGAGGTCGGCGAGCGCTACCTGGGCACGGTCGTCAAGACGACCACCTTCGGTGCGTTCGTCTCCCTGCTGCCCGGCAAGGACGGTCTGCTGCACATCTCGCAGATCCGCAAGCTGGCCGGCGGCAAGCGCGTGGAGAACGTCGAGGACGTCCTCGGTGTGGGCCAGAAGGTCCAGGTCGAGATCGCCGAGATCGACTCCCGCGGCAAGCTCTCCCTCGTTCCGGTGATCGAGGGCGAGGAAGGCAACGAGTCGGAGAAGGACGACGCCGAGCAGTGA
- the rpsO gene encoding 30S ribosomal protein S15: MSLDAATKKQIIGEFGTKEGDTGSPEVQVALLSRRISDLTEHLKTHKHDHHSRRGLLILVGQRRRLLQYLAKKDIQRFRALVDRLGIRRGAAGAK, encoded by the coding sequence GTGTCGCTCGACGCCGCTACGAAGAAGCAGATCATCGGCGAGTTCGGTACCAAGGAGGGTGACACCGGCTCCCCCGAGGTCCAGGTCGCTCTGCTCTCCCGTCGGATCTCCGACCTGACCGAGCACCTCAAGACCCACAAGCACGACCACCACTCCCGTCGTGGCCTGCTGATCCTCGTCGGTCAGCGCCGTCGCCTTCTCCAGTACCTGGCGAAGAAGGACATCCAGCGCTTCCGTGCGCTGGTCGACCGCCTCGGCATCCGCCGTGGTGCGGCGGGCGCGAAGTAA
- the dapB gene encoding 4-hydroxy-tetrahydrodipicolinate reductase, producing the protein MSKLRVAVLGAKGRIGSEAVKAVEAAEDMELVAALGRGDKLETLAETGAQVAVELTTPDSVMENLDYCVRHGIHAVVGTTGWTEERLAQLTGWLAASPRTGVLIAPNFSIGAVLTMKFAQIAAPYFESVEVVELHHPKKVDAPSGTATRTAQLIAEARRAAGTAPAPDATETALDGARGASVDGIPVHAVRLRGLLAHQEVLLGGEGETLTIRHDSLHHSSFMPGILLGARRVVTTPGLTFGLEHFLDLS; encoded by the coding sequence ATGAGCAAGCTGCGCGTGGCGGTCCTCGGTGCCAAGGGCCGGATCGGCTCCGAGGCGGTCAAGGCGGTCGAGGCCGCCGAGGACATGGAGCTGGTCGCCGCCCTCGGCCGGGGCGACAAGCTGGAGACCCTGGCGGAGACCGGCGCCCAGGTCGCCGTGGAGCTGACCACCCCCGACTCCGTCATGGAGAACCTCGACTACTGCGTGCGCCACGGCATCCACGCGGTCGTCGGTACGACGGGCTGGACCGAGGAGCGCCTCGCGCAGCTGACGGGCTGGCTCGCCGCCTCCCCGCGGACCGGTGTGCTCATCGCGCCGAACTTCTCCATCGGCGCCGTCCTGACCATGAAGTTCGCGCAGATCGCCGCGCCGTACTTCGAGTCGGTCGAGGTCGTCGAGCTGCACCACCCGAAGAAGGTCGACGCCCCGAGCGGTACGGCCACCCGTACCGCCCAGCTCATCGCCGAGGCCCGCCGCGCCGCCGGTACGGCCCCGGCGCCGGACGCCACCGAGACGGCCCTGGACGGCGCGCGGGGCGCCAGCGTCGACGGGATCCCGGTGCACGCCGTCCGCCTGCGCGGCCTGCTGGCCCACCAGGAGGTGCTCCTCGGCGGCGAGGGCGAGACCCTCACCATCCGTCACGACTCCCTGCACCACAGCAGCTTCATGCCGGGCATCCTGCTCGGCGCCCGCCGCGTGGTGACCACTCCGGGCCTGACCTTCGGCCTGGAACACTTCCTCGACCTGAGCTGA
- a CDS encoding DUF397 domain-containing protein — protein sequence MAETEAEIKARKERERDELYALDISGIEWHCAPGTEEHEERVEIAYLPEGAVAMRSSLDPGTVLRYTEAEWRAFVLGARDGEFDLEPAEGDGGLGAR from the coding sequence ATGGCGGAGACGGAAGCGGAGATCAAGGCGCGCAAGGAGCGGGAGCGGGACGAGCTGTACGCGCTCGACATCTCGGGCATCGAGTGGCACTGCGCTCCGGGCACCGAGGAGCACGAGGAGCGGGTCGAGATCGCCTACCTGCCCGAGGGGGCGGTGGCGATGCGTTCCTCCCTCGATCCCGGCACCGTGCTGCGCTACACCGAGGCGGAGTGGCGGGCGTTCGTGCTGGGGGCGCGGGACGGGGAGTTCGACCTGGAGCCGGCTGAGGGGGACGGGGGGCTGGGGGCTCGGTGA
- a CDS encoding M16 family metallopeptidase produces MTSRSSKVTARPSSEARAVARTQTLIKGQNGIGTVRKTTLPGGLRIVTETLPSVRSATFGIWAHVGSRDETPALNGATHYLEHLLFKGTGQRSALDISAALDAVGGEMNAFTAKEYTCYYARVLDTDLPLAIDVVCDMLTGSLILEEDVDVERGAILEEIAMTEDDPGDCVHDLFAHTMFGDNALGRPVLGTVDTVNALSADRIRRFYKKHYDPTHLVVACAGNIDHNKVVRQVRAAFEKAGAFKNADAQPIAPRDGSRRIRTSGKVELLGRKTEQAHVVLGMPGLARTDDRRWAMGVLNTALGGGMSSRLFQEVREKRGLAYSVYSYTSGFADCGLFGVYAGCRPSQVHDVLRICRDELDHVAANGLTDDEIARAVGQLRGSTVLGLEDTGALMNRIGKSELCWGEQMSVDDMLDRIAAVTPDEVRSVARDILGQRPSLSVIGPLKDKQAARLHDAVA; encoded by the coding sequence GTGACGTCCCGTAGCTCCAAGGTGACGGCCCGCCCCTCTTCGGAGGCGCGGGCCGTCGCCCGTACCCAAACCCTCATCAAGGGCCAGAACGGCATCGGCACGGTCCGCAAGACCACCCTCCCGGGCGGCCTGCGCATCGTCACCGAGACCCTGCCCTCGGTCCGCTCCGCGACCTTCGGTATCTGGGCGCACGTCGGCTCCCGCGACGAGACCCCGGCCCTGAACGGCGCCACGCACTACCTGGAGCACCTGCTCTTCAAGGGCACCGGGCAGCGCAGCGCGCTCGACATCTCCGCCGCCCTCGACGCCGTCGGCGGCGAGATGAACGCGTTCACGGCGAAGGAGTACACGTGCTACTACGCGCGCGTGCTCGACACCGACCTGCCGCTCGCCATCGACGTCGTCTGCGACATGCTGACCGGCTCGCTCATCCTCGAGGAGGACGTCGACGTCGAGCGCGGCGCGATCCTCGAAGAGATCGCGATGACCGAGGACGATCCGGGCGACTGCGTGCACGACCTGTTCGCGCACACCATGTTCGGTGACAACGCCCTCGGCCGCCCGGTCCTCGGCACGGTCGACACGGTCAACGCCCTGTCCGCCGACCGCATCCGCCGCTTCTACAAGAAGCACTACGACCCGACCCACCTCGTGGTCGCCTGCGCCGGCAACATCGACCACAACAAGGTCGTACGACAGGTCCGCGCGGCCTTCGAGAAGGCGGGCGCCTTCAAGAACGCCGACGCACAGCCGATCGCGCCGCGCGACGGCAGCCGCAGGATCCGCACCTCCGGCAAGGTCGAGCTGCTCGGCCGCAAGACCGAGCAGGCGCATGTCGTCCTCGGCATGCCGGGCCTCGCCCGCACCGACGACCGCCGCTGGGCCATGGGCGTGCTCAACACCGCCCTCGGCGGCGGCATGTCCTCCCGCCTGTTCCAGGAGGTCAGGGAGAAGCGCGGCCTCGCCTACAGCGTGTACTCGTACACCTCGGGCTTCGCCGACTGCGGCCTCTTCGGTGTCTACGCCGGCTGCCGGCCGAGCCAGGTGCACGACGTGCTGAGGATCTGCCGCGACGAACTCGACCACGTCGCCGCCAACGGCCTCACCGACGACGAGATCGCCCGCGCCGTCGGCCAGCTCCGCGGTTCCACCGTCCTCGGCCTCGAGGACACCGGTGCGCTGATGAACCGTATCGGCAAGAGCGAGCTGTGCTGGGGCGAGCAGATGTCCGTCGACGACATGCTGGACCGGATAGCGGCGGTCACCCCGGACGAGGTCCGCTCGGTCGCCCGCGACATCCTGGGACAGCGCCCGTCGCTGTCGGTCATCGGCCCGCTCAAGGACAAGCAGGCCGCACGGCTGCACGACGCCGTCGCCTGA
- a CDS encoding tetratricopeptide repeat protein gives MRAKITYLVTAAVLVFYFVLVGSRGIMLIQSGTLLTVTFGVAVLILPVIGLWFLWKNTQFVRRANQLAAQLDAEGALPVDELRRTPSGRIDRDSADEVFAKRKAETEASPDDWRCWFRLAVAYHDARDTPRARKAMQRAIALHEGRPVRS, from the coding sequence ATGCGCGCGAAGATCACTTACCTCGTCACGGCCGCCGTCCTGGTCTTCTATTTCGTCCTGGTCGGCAGCCGCGGCATCATGCTCATCCAGTCCGGCACGCTCCTCACCGTCACCTTCGGAGTGGCGGTGCTGATCCTGCCGGTCATCGGCCTGTGGTTCCTGTGGAAGAACACCCAGTTCGTCCGCAGGGCCAACCAGCTCGCCGCACAGCTCGACGCCGAGGGCGCACTGCCCGTGGACGAACTGCGGCGCACCCCGAGCGGCCGCATCGACCGCGACTCCGCCGACGAGGTCTTCGCCAAGCGCAAGGCCGAGACCGAGGCTTCCCCCGACGACTGGCGCTGCTGGTTCCGGCTCGCCGTCGCCTACCACGACGCCCGCGACACCCCGCGTGCCCGCAAGGCGATGCAGCGGGCCATCGCCCTGCACGAGGGCAGACCGGTCCGGAGCTGA
- the eccD gene encoding type VII secretion integral membrane protein EccD, translating into MTASAPAGATGGSGGAPSGAGMGFGFCRVTIVAPDSRIDVALPDDVPVADLYPEILRLSQQSPAEGAPVGYHLVRRDGTVLDGARSFTAQRILDGELLTLRPFSESLPPAVLDDVSEAVASAVTRDRTLWSGDLTRAAGLVAGGILPALLAFVAWSSQVRHDMHSLQGIVAGVTGILLVTIACVRARVYDDRGSAVALGLGALPNVAVAGSGLLPLSSGEGVGRLQFLLACTAVLVAALALTLVSPGGDGPFVAFLFASTIGLVTTFIATLTDLKPIETAAVCAPLSVVALAFLPGLSMRFARLPIGFEPPNPSRGGYDSGEPAPQEPVDIERVAAQARRGHELLVGLVGGCALVAVGASIVLGFSSNIWAQLLALATGMAMLMRAHLFRYTAQVGAALAAGLAAIVFLGLGLALNPPKGYLIDALQGDTTSLDIRSIWLAAAVGAATALVTAIGLITPRRGLTPFWGRFLEIAESFVLLTLIPLALAVFDVYARARAMTS; encoded by the coding sequence ATGACGGCCTCCGCGCCTGCCGGCGCGACCGGTGGCTCGGGCGGAGCCCCTTCCGGGGCAGGCATGGGATTCGGTTTCTGCCGGGTCACCATCGTGGCGCCCGACAGCCGTATCGACGTGGCGCTGCCCGACGACGTCCCGGTCGCCGATCTGTATCCGGAGATCCTGCGCCTGTCCCAGCAGAGTCCCGCAGAGGGCGCGCCAGTCGGCTACCACCTTGTACGGCGCGACGGCACCGTCCTCGACGGCGCCCGGTCCTTCACGGCCCAGCGCATCCTCGACGGCGAGCTGCTCACCCTGCGCCCGTTCTCCGAGTCGCTGCCGCCGGCCGTCCTCGATGACGTCTCGGAGGCGGTGGCCTCCGCGGTCACCCGCGACCGCACCCTGTGGAGCGGCGACCTCACCCGGGCCGCCGGCCTAGTCGCGGGCGGCATCCTGCCCGCGCTGCTCGCGTTCGTGGCGTGGAGCTCCCAGGTCCGCCACGACATGCACAGCCTCCAGGGCATCGTCGCGGGTGTCACCGGCATCCTGCTGGTCACCATTGCCTGCGTACGCGCGCGTGTGTACGACGACCGGGGTTCCGCGGTCGCGCTGGGACTCGGCGCCCTGCCGAACGTCGCCGTAGCCGGTTCGGGGCTGCTGCCGCTCTCCTCGGGCGAGGGCGTCGGGCGGCTCCAATTCCTGCTCGCCTGCACGGCGGTCCTCGTCGCGGCTCTCGCGCTCACCCTGGTGTCGCCGGGCGGTGACGGACCCTTCGTGGCGTTTCTCTTCGCTTCGACCATCGGCCTGGTCACCACCTTCATCGCGACTCTCACCGACCTGAAGCCCATCGAGACGGCCGCCGTCTGCGCTCCGTTGTCCGTCGTGGCGCTGGCCTTCCTGCCCGGCCTGTCGATGCGCTTCGCACGGCTGCCCATCGGATTCGAACCACCGAACCCGTCCCGTGGCGGCTACGACAGCGGTGAGCCCGCGCCGCAGGAGCCGGTGGACATCGAGCGCGTCGCCGCCCAGGCCCGGCGCGGTCACGAACTGCTCGTCGGTCTCGTCGGGGGCTGTGCCCTCGTCGCCGTGGGCGCGTCGATCGTTCTCGGCTTCTCCAGCAACATCTGGGCCCAGCTCCTCGCCCTCGCGACCGGCATGGCGATGCTGATGCGGGCGCACCTGTTCCGCTACACGGCGCAGGTCGGCGCCGCCCTCGCCGCGGGCCTGGCAGCGATCGTCTTCCTCGGGCTCGGGCTCGCCCTGAACCCGCCCAAGGGATATCTGATCGACGCCCTCCAGGGCGACACCACCTCCCTGGACATCCGCAGCATCTGGCTCGCCGCGGCGGTCGGTGCGGCAACCGCCCTGGTCACCGCGATCGGTCTGATCACCCCGAGGCGCGGTCTCACCCCCTTCTGGGGACGCTTCCTGGAGATCGCCGAGAGCTTCGTCCTGCTCACGCTGATCCCGCTGGCCCTGGCCGTGTTCGACGTGTACGCCCGGGCGCGCGCGATGACCAGCTAG
- the eccCa gene encoding type VII secretion protein EccCa — MSHIVVKRPPRALPKEVPTDEVVLQAPPELPRGQQEGAWMQLLPMLGMGGSVVFFFNPQAQPFMKIMGMVMVASTIAMGISMLVRYRRGNQGQMADMRRDYLRYLSQTRRGAVDAAKAQRDAQFYLNPSPEQLWALVAEGSRVWERRSGDEDFGQVRVGLGPQALATPLVPPQTAPVDELEPLTAGAMQRFLATHGTIDALPMAVSLRAFYHVTISGEPGTVRGTARAVAGSLASLHSPEDLVIAIVTGRGSVPEWEWAKWLPHVQAPGLADGAGSVRLITTDPVELEDRLASRLEGRPRFHPAGAPVPEQPHLVVVLDGISLPPTSLLANPEGLQGVTVLEVVPGDLTMGRGDLSVVVRPKELRLESAHGMVYEGTPDVLSYEAAEALARQLAPLRMASGGDDDEPLLANLEFTDLLNLGDAASVDPKRTWRPRSQSERLRVPIGLGEDGRPVMLDLKEAAQEGMGPHGLCVGATGSGKSELLRTLVLGLAVTHSSETLNFVLADFKGGATFAGMAQLPHVAAVITNLADDLTLVDRMGDSIRGELNRRQEMLRDAGNYANIHDYEKARAAGAPLQPIPSLVLVIDEFSELLTAKPDFIEMFVQIGRIGRSLGVHLLLASQRLEEGRLRGLETYLSYRIGLRTFSAAESRAALGVPDAYELPNVPGSGFLKFGTDEMVRFKAAYVSGVYRSGSQAAAALGGRLPVDRRPVLFTAAEVPVQYVPVPQQRQAVAEERQDDALADTVLDVVVRRLEAQGPAAHQVWLPPLDSPPSLDALLPGLAPVPGRGMTQPGYEGAGRLVIPAGLIDKPYEQRRDPLWIDFGGAAGHMQIIGGPQSGKSTLLRSIIASFALTHTPSEVQFYGLDFGGGGMSAVAGLPHVGGVASRLDPEKVRRTAAEVYGVMTRREEYFRATGISSIAEFRSRRARGDISVTDQPWGDVFLVIDGWGNFKTDYEALEPMVLDIAARGLGYGIHLVLTASRSMEVRANLKDHLMNRLELRLGDPMDSEVDRKVAANVPTGVPGRGQTPQKQHFMAAVPRIDGLSSDTDLAEATTALAAEVTRHWQEPGAPQVRLLPREFAAAQLPPGDRFPNRGVSFALDEDNLEPVFVDFEQDPFFLVFGESESGKSNLLKLLIKRLTERYDGHACKLFVVDNRRSLLGVTPDSHLAEYIPMSNQMQHHMDALADLMQRRTPTADVTPEQLRNRSWWRGPTVYVVIDDYDLVSTSSGNPLAGLTDMLPFARDVGVRFIIARSTAGAGRAGYESFMQRIKELGAQGVVLAGDPAEGDLLGGVRPRPMPAGRGTFVSRKRGKPMVQIGLVES; from the coding sequence GTGAGCCACATCGTCGTCAAGCGCCCACCGCGGGCACTGCCGAAGGAAGTGCCCACGGACGAGGTCGTACTGCAAGCACCGCCGGAACTGCCGCGTGGCCAGCAGGAAGGCGCTTGGATGCAGCTCCTGCCCATGCTGGGCATGGGCGGATCCGTGGTGTTCTTCTTCAACCCGCAGGCCCAGCCCTTCATGAAGATCATGGGCATGGTGATGGTGGCGTCGACGATCGCCATGGGCATCTCGATGCTCGTCCGCTACCGCCGTGGCAACCAGGGCCAGATGGCCGACATGCGCCGTGACTACCTCCGCTACCTGTCGCAGACCCGGCGCGGCGCCGTGGACGCCGCAAAGGCCCAGCGTGACGCCCAGTTCTATCTGAACCCTTCGCCGGAGCAACTATGGGCCCTGGTCGCCGAGGGAAGCCGGGTGTGGGAGCGGCGTTCCGGCGACGAGGACTTCGGGCAGGTGCGCGTGGGCCTCGGCCCGCAGGCCCTGGCCACTCCCCTGGTCCCGCCGCAGACCGCCCCGGTCGACGAGCTGGAGCCGCTGACCGCGGGCGCCATGCAGCGCTTCCTCGCCACGCACGGCACCATCGACGCCCTGCCGATGGCGGTCTCGCTGCGGGCCTTTTACCACGTGACGATCAGCGGCGAGCCGGGCACCGTGCGCGGCACCGCCCGGGCCGTCGCCGGTTCCCTCGCTTCCCTGCACTCCCCCGAAGACCTGGTCATCGCCATCGTCACCGGACGCGGGTCGGTACCCGAGTGGGAGTGGGCGAAGTGGCTCCCGCACGTGCAGGCCCCGGGTCTCGCCGACGGCGCCGGCAGCGTCCGTCTGATCACCACGGACCCGGTGGAGCTGGAGGACCGGCTCGCCTCCCGGCTCGAGGGCCGCCCGCGCTTCCACCCCGCGGGGGCACCGGTTCCCGAGCAGCCGCATCTGGTGGTCGTGCTCGACGGCATCTCCCTGCCGCCCACGTCACTGCTGGCCAACCCCGAGGGCCTGCAGGGCGTGACCGTGCTGGAGGTCGTGCCCGGCGACCTGACCATGGGCCGCGGCGACCTGTCCGTCGTCGTACGGCCGAAGGAACTGCGCCTGGAGTCGGCACACGGCATGGTGTACGAGGGAACGCCCGACGTCCTGTCGTACGAGGCCGCGGAAGCGCTCGCGCGTCAGCTCGCGCCGCTGCGTATGGCGTCGGGCGGGGACGACGACGAACCGCTGCTCGCCAATCTGGAGTTCACGGATCTGCTCAACCTGGGCGACGCAGCCTCGGTCGACCCCAAGCGGACATGGCGGCCGCGCTCGCAGTCGGAACGACTGCGCGTGCCGATCGGTCTCGGCGAGGACGGCCGACCGGTGATGCTCGACCTCAAGGAGGCGGCCCAGGAGGGCATGGGCCCGCACGGCCTGTGCGTCGGCGCGACCGGTTCCGGCAAGTCGGAGCTGCTGCGCACGCTGGTGCTCGGCCTCGCTGTGACCCACTCCTCGGAGACCCTGAACTTCGTCCTCGCCGACTTCAAGGGCGGCGCCACCTTCGCGGGCATGGCCCAACTGCCGCACGTGGCCGCTGTGATCACCAACCTCGCGGACGACCTGACTCTGGTCGACCGCATGGGCGACTCGATCCGCGGTGAACTCAACCGCCGCCAGGAGATGCTGCGCGACGCGGGCAACTACGCCAACATCCACGACTACGAGAAGGCGCGTGCGGCGGGCGCCCCGCTCCAGCCGATCCCGTCCCTCGTCCTGGTGATCGACGAGTTCAGCGAACTGCTGACCGCGAAACCGGACTTCATCGAGATGTTCGTGCAGATCGGCCGTATCGGCCGTTCGCTGGGCGTGCACCTGCTGCTGGCCTCGCAGCGTCTGGAGGAGGGCCGCCTGCGCGGCCTGGAGACGTATCTGTCGTACCGCATCGGTCTGCGTACGTTCTCCGCGGCCGAATCCCGGGCCGCCCTCGGTGTCCCGGACGCCTACGAACTCCCCAACGTCCCCGGGTCCGGCTTCCTGAAGTTCGGCACGGACGAGATGGTCCGCTTCAAGGCGGCGTACGTCTCCGGGGTGTACCGCTCCGGTTCACAGGCGGCCGCCGCGCTCGGCGGCCGCCTGCCCGTCGACCGTCGGCCGGTCCTGTTCACGGCGGCCGAGGTGCCGGTGCAGTACGTGCCGGTCCCGCAGCAACGCCAGGCGGTGGCCGAGGAACGGCAGGACGACGCGCTCGCCGACACCGTGCTCGATGTGGTCGTGCGGCGCCTGGAGGCCCAGGGCCCGGCCGCTCACCAGGTGTGGCTGCCCCCGCTGGACAGCCCGCCGTCGCTCGACGCGTTGCTGCCGGGGCTCGCGCCGGTACCCGGCCGAGGCATGACACAGCCCGGCTACGAGGGAGCGGGCCGGCTCGTCATCCCGGCCGGCCTCATCGACAAGCCGTACGAGCAGCGCCGCGACCCACTGTGGATCGACTTCGGCGGCGCGGCCGGCCACATGCAGATCATCGGCGGCCCGCAGTCCGGCAAGTCGACGCTGCTGCGTTCGATCATCGCCTCGTTCGCGCTCACGCACACTCCGTCGGAAGTGCAGTTCTACGGCCTGGACTTCGGTGGCGGCGGTATGTCCGCGGTGGCCGGCCTGCCGCACGTCGGTGGGGTCGCCTCACGTCTGGACCCCGAGAAGGTCAGGCGCACGGCGGCCGAGGTGTACGGCGTGATGACCCGCCGCGAGGAGTACTTCCGCGCCACGGGTATCTCCTCCATCGCCGAGTTCCGCTCGCGTCGCGCGCGCGGCGACATCTCGGTGACCGACCAGCCCTGGGGTGACGTCTTCCTGGTCATCGACGGCTGGGGCAACTTCAAGACGGACTACGAGGCCCTGGAGCCGATGGTCCTGGACATCGCCGCGCGCGGTCTGGGCTACGGCATCCACCTCGTCCTGACCGCGTCGCGCTCGATGGAGGTCCGGGCGAACCTCAAGGACCACCTGATGAACCGCCTCGAACTGCGGCTGGGTGATCCCATGGACTCGGAGGTCGACCGCAAGGTCGCGGCCAACGTGCCCACCGGGGTGCCGGGCCGCGGTCAGACCCCGCAGAAGCAGCACTTCATGGCGGCGGTTCCGCGTATCGACGGCCTGTCCTCCGACACCGATCTCGCCGAGGCGACGACCGCCCTCGCGGCCGAGGTCACCCGCCACTGGCAGGAGCCCGGCGCGCCCCAGGTGCGCCTGCTGCCCCGCGAGTTCGCCGCGGCCCAGCTTCCGCCGGGCGACCGGTTCCCGAACCGCGGCGTCTCCTTCGCCCTGGACGAGGACAACCTCGAGCCGGTGTTCGTGGACTTCGAGCAGGACCCGTTCTTCCTGGTCTTCGGCGAGAGCGAGTCCGGCAAGTCGAACCTGCTGAAGTTGCTGATCAAGCGTCTCACCGAGCGGTACGACGGTCACGCCTGCAAGCTCTTCGTCGTCGACAACCGCCGCTCGCTGCTCGGGGTGACCCCGGACTCGCACCTGGCCGAGTACATCCCCATGTCGAACCAGATGCAGCACCACATGGACGCGCTGGCCGACCTGATGCAGCGCCGCACGCCCACGGCCGACGTGACCCCGGAGCAGTTGCGCAACCGCAGTTGGTGGCGGGGCCCGACGGTGTACGTCGTCATCGACGACTACGACCTGGTGTCCACTTCGAGCGGCAACCCGCTGGCGGGCCTGACGGACATGCTCCCGTTCGCCCGCGACGTCGGCGTCCGCTTCATCATCGCCCGGTCCACGGCCGGCGCCGGCCGCGCCGGTTACGAGTCCTTCATGCAGCGCATCAAGGAACTCGGCGCCCAAGGCGTGGTCCTCGCGGGCGACCCGGCCGAGGGCGACCTGCTGGGCGGCGTCCGCCCGCGGCCGATGCCGGCGGGACGGGGCACCTTCGTGTCACGGAAGAGGGGGAAGCCGATGGTGCAGATCGGACTCGTAGAGTCCTGA